A genomic stretch from Gemmatimonadaceae bacterium includes:
- a CDS encoding V4R domain-containing protein, which translates to MAETGTARLIGIAIPTLRELRGATIASLSAGPSGETDAVDALREAGYAGGGTVYEAFEQWLLELESSAAPDLTLDEFGERAAEYFRAAGWGLVEFDSRHDDGIATLTIADCWEVDSSSTAPALSCHVTTGMLAAFFGRLAGYPVSVMETECSSTGAERCSFILGNSHVMTFKWEELA; encoded by the coding sequence ATGGCTGAAACGGGGACAGCTCGACTCATCGGAATTGCGATTCCGACTCTGCGTGAATTGCGTGGAGCAACGATTGCATCCCTGTCGGCAGGTCCATCGGGTGAGACGGATGCCGTGGACGCTCTCCGCGAAGCGGGGTACGCCGGAGGAGGGACAGTCTACGAGGCATTCGAGCAATGGCTGCTGGAGCTGGAAAGCTCAGCGGCGCCCGATCTCACACTCGATGAGTTCGGAGAGCGTGCCGCGGAGTACTTTCGTGCAGCGGGCTGGGGACTAGTGGAGTTCGATTCGCGCCACGATGACGGAATCGCAACTTTGACGATCGCAGACTGTTGGGAGGTTGACAGCTCGTCTACGGCACCCGCGCTGTCCTGCCACGTGACCACCGGAATGTTGGCCGCCTTTTTTGGACGGCTGGCCGGTTATCCGGTCTCGGTGATGGAGACAGAGTGTTCCTCGACAGGTGCGGAGCGATGCTCGTTCATACTCGGCAATTCCCATGTGATGACTTTCAAGTGGGAGGAGCTGGCCTAG